The DNA region CGAACAGCCCGTCGGGCGGCTGGACCTGCTGTCGGCGGCCGAGCGGCGGTGGGCGCTGCCGCGCCCGCCCACCCCCACAGGCCGACGCGCGTCCGCCGCCGCGCCCGTCGCCGGCACCCTGCCGGGGCTGGTCGAGCGCTGGGCCGCCCGCACCCCACAGGCCCCCGCGGTCGGCTGCGGCCAGGAGCGGCTGTCGTACGCGGAGCTCAACGCCCGCGCCAACCGGCTCGCCCGGCACCTGATCGGCCTCGGCGCGGGCCCGGAGCGCACTGTCGCGGTCGTTCTGCCCCGCTCCGTCGACCTGGTCGTCGCGATCCTCGCGGTCACCAAGACAGGGGCGGCCTACCTGCCGGCCGACCCGGCCTGGCCCGCCGACCGGATCGCCGCGATCCTGGCCGACGCGCGGCCCGTACATGTCATCACCCCCACCGAGCTGGACGCCGTACCGGCGCGGACGGCCACCGGGGAACCGACGGACCTGGACCGGGACCTGACCGACGCGGACCGCCCCGGTCCGCTCACCCCCGACTGCGCCGCCTACGTCATCTACACCTCGGGCTCCACCGGCCGGCCCAAGGGAGTGGTGGTGCCGCACCGCGGTCCGGTGTCGCTGTTGACCGGCGCCGCGGCCGATTTCGGGTTCGACTCCCGAGACGTGTGGACGATGTTCCACTCCAGCGCCTTCGACTTCTCCGTCTGGGAGATGTGGGGCGCGCTGGCCCACGGCGGACGGCTGGTCGTCGTCCCCCAGGGCGTGCACCGCTCGCCCCGGGAGATGCTCGACCTCCTGGACCGGGAGCGGGTGACGGTGCTGAACCAGACCCCGTCCGCCTTCCACGCCCTGGACCGCGCGGACGCCGAGGCGCCCGGCCGATGGCGGTTGCCGGCCCTGCGCCGGGTGATCTTCGGAGGGGAAGCGCTGCGTCCGGCCCGGCTGCGTGCCTGGTGCGAGCGGCGAGGACCCACCTCCACCGCTGTGGTGAACATGTACGGCATCACCGAGACCACGGTCCACGCGACCCGGCTCGACCTGACCGCCGGCCACCTCGCGGATTCCGGCAGCCCGATGGGAACGCCGTTGCCCGGCACCCGTCTGCACGTCCTCGACAGCCGGCTGCGCCCGGTACCGCCCGGGGTGGTGGGGGAGTTGTACGTGGCCGGAGCCGGCGTGGCCAGAGGGTACCTGGGCAGGCCGGACCTGACCGCGCAGCGCTTCGTGGCAGACCCGTTCGGCCCGCCGGGATCCCGGCTGTACCGCTCCGGCGACCTCGTCCGGTGGCGGTACGACGGCAGCCTGGAGTACGTGGCCAGGGCCGACGACCAAGTCAAGATCCGCGGCTTCCGCATCGAGCCCGCCGAGATCGAGTCCGCTCTGCTGGCGATCCCGGGTGTGGCGGGGGCCGCGGTGACCGCGTGGCCGACGGTCCGGGACGACACCGACACCGACACCGACGGCCGCGCCGGTACGGACGGCGGCGGCACCCCCGGTGCCGAGCCCCGCCTGGTGGCCCACGTCCTCCCCGCCCACCCCGCGGAGGCGGACCACGGCCCGGACCACGACCCGGACCACGGCGCGGATGACGCCACCGACCGCTTCCTCGCCCGTCTCCGCGACGCCCTGCGCACCCGCCTGCCCGAGCACATGATCCCCGCACTCCTCGTCCCCGTAAGCGAGTTGCCGCTCACCCCGAACGGCAAGCTGGACCGGGCCGCGCTGCCCAGCCCCGTCCCGCGAACGGCCCAGCGCTCCGACCCGCCCCGCACCCGCCTGGAGCAGCGGGTCGCCGCGCTCTACACCGACCTCCTCGGAGCCTCGGACGTCGGGTCGGGCGACAGCTTCTTCGCGCTGGGCGGCGACAGCCTCAGCGCGGCCCGCCTGGTCGGCGCGGTGCGCCGTACGCTGGGCGCCGAGCTGGACGTACGGGACGTGTTCGAGCATCCGACGGTGGCCGCGCTCGCGGCCCGACTCGACCGGCCGGACCGGTACGGGCCGGACCGGTACGGGCCGGATCCCGACCACCCCGCCGAGCCGGACGCGCGGACCCTGACCGGCGGCGCCCGTCCCGAGCGCGTCCCGCTCTCCTTCGGGCAGCGCAGGCTCTGGCTCCTGCACTCGCTGGACGGACCGGGCAGCGCGTACAACGTGCCACTGGTGCTGCGGCTGACCGGGCACGTCGACCAGGAGGCGCTGCGGGCCGCCCTCGCGGATCTGGCCGGACGTCATGAGGCGCTGCGTACCGTCGTGCGGGAGGCGGACGGTCGGCCGGAGCAGTGGATCCTGCCACCGGCCGAGGCTCGACCCGAACTCACCGTCACCCGCACCGACCCGGCCCGGCTGCCGGACGCCCTCGCCGCGCGGGCCCGCCACACCTTCCGCCTGGACCAGGAACCGCCCCTGCGCGCCGACCTGTTCACGGTCGGCCCGACCGAGCACACCTTGCTCGTGCTCCTGCACCACATCGCCTGCGACCATGCCTCTCTCGCGCCGCTGCTGGCCGACCTGCGGACGGCCTACGCCGCCCGGCTGGACGGCAGGGCACCCGGCTGGGCCACGCCGCCGGCGCAGTACGCCGACTTCACCCTGCGCCAGTGCGAGCTGCTCGGCACCGACGACCACCCGACGGACATCGCGCGCCGCGGCATCGCCCACTGGACCGAGGTGCTCGACGGCCTGCCGGAGCGGATCCAGCTGCCCGCCGACCGTACGCCCCGGCCGGGGCAGGGCGGTGACACCGTCGGCTTCCGCATCCCCGCCGCACTGCACGCCCGGCTCGCCGGCCTGGCCGCCGAGGAACGGGCGAGCCTGTTCATGGTGGTGCACGCCGGTCTGGCGGCGCTCCTGACCCGGCTGGGCGCCGGGACGGACATCCCGGTGGGCACGGCCGTGTCCGAGCGCGGCGACCCCCTGTTCGACGACACCGTCGGTTTCCTGGTGAACACGCTGTTGCTGCGCACCGACACCTCCGGCGAGGTGACGTTCCGGGAACTGCTCGGACGGGTGAGGCAGACCGACCTCACCGCCTTCGCCCACCAGGAGGTGCCGTTCGACCTGGTCATGGAGTTTCTGCGACCGCGGCGCGCGGCGAGCGGACAGGCGCCGTTCCAGGTGATGCTGGGCGTCACCCCGGCACCGCCCCGGTTCGAACTGCCCGGCGCGACGGCGACGGTCGGCACGGTCGGCACCGGCGCCGCCAAGTTCGACCTGTCGTTCAGCCTGTACGAGCACCGTGCGGCGGACGGCTCCGGCCTCGGCCTGGACGGCGTCCTCGAGTACCGGACCGGCTTGCTCGGCCGTGACACCGCCGAGGCGATCTGTGACCGCTTCACCAGGCTGCTGGAGCGGGTGGCCACCGACCCGGACACGCCCGTCCACCGCGTCGACCTGCTCAGCAGCGCCGAACGCCGCCGCCTGCTCACCACCTGGGCCGCGCCCTGCGCCCCGCCCCGCGGCGAACACGCCACGGTGCCGGGCCGGTTCGCCGAACAGGTGCGCCGCTGCCCCGACGCCCCGGCGGTCCGGGCCGGCGGCCAGGTCCTCACCTACGCCGATCTGGACGCCCGCTCCGACCGGCTGGCCGGCAGGCTGACCGCCCACGGGGTGACGGCCGAGACACCGGTCGGTGTCCTGCTGGACCGGGGCGCCGACCACGTCGTGACCGTGCTGGCGATCCTCAAGTGCGGTGGCGTGTACCTGCCGTTGGACTCCCGGGCGCCACGGTCCCGGCAGGACGCGGTGCTGGCCGAGGCCCGAGCCGCCGTCCTGGTCACCGACGCGGCCGGCCCTCCGGGCGGCCCGGGGATCGTCGACGTACGGGACCGGCGCCCGGTACCGGATCCAGCCGTGACCACGCCCGTCCCCGGACCCGTGGACCACCCGGACGCCCTCGCCTACGTCACCTACACCTCCGGTTCGACCGGCACCCCCAAGGGAGTGGCCGTCACCCACGGAGATGTCCTCGCCCTGGCCCTCGACAGCTGCTGGCAGGGCACCCGGCCGCAGCGGGTCCTGCTGCACTCCCCGCACTCGTTCGACGCCTCGACGATGGAACTGTGGGTTCCGCTGCTGAACGGCGGCGAGATCGTGGTGGCGCCGCCGGGCGACCTCGACCTGGCGACCCTGGGGCGCCTGCTCACCGGCACCGGCGTCACCACCCTGTGGCTCACCGCCGGTCTCTTCCAACTGGTCGCCGAGGAGAACCCCGGCTGTCTGCGGGAGCTGGACACCGTGTGGACGGGCGGCGACGTCGTGTCCCCGCGCGCCGTGAGCGTCGTACGCCGGCACTGCCCGAGCACCCGCGTGGTGAACGGATACGGCCCGTCCGAAGCGACCACCTTCGCCACCCGGCACCTGGTCACGGACACCGGTCGGACGGACGGCACGGATCGGGAGGACTCCGCGGCGGTGCCGATCGGACGGCCCCTCGACGGCGCCCGGGCCTACGTGCTGGACGCGTACCTGCACCTGGTTCCGCCCGGCGTGACCGGGGACCTGTATCTCGGCGGCACGGGCATCGCCCGGGGCTACCTCCACCGGCCGGACCTCACCGCCGAACGCTTCGTCGCCGACCCCTTCGGTCCCCCCGGAGCCCGGATGTACCGCACCGGTGACCTGGCCCGCCGGCAGCCGGACGGTGTCCTGGTGTTCGCCGGACGCACCGACGGCCAGGTGAAACTGCGTGGCTTCCGCATCGAGACCGACGAGGTCGCCACGGCGCTGACCGGGCACGGAGCGGTCGGACAGGCCGCCGTCGTCGTGCGCGAGGACCGGCCGGGCGAGCGTCGGCTGGTGGCCTACCTGGTCCCGGAACGGGGCCGGACGGTGGACGAGGCCGCGGTGCGGGACCACGCCGCCGCGGTGCTGCCCGACTACATGGTGCCGACGGCGTACGTCGTCGTCGACCACCTGCCGCTGACCCGCAACCACAAGATCGACCGGGCCGCGCTGCCCGCCCCGCCCATGGCCGCACCGCACCGGGCCGCGCCGCGCACCGCTCACGAACGCCTGCTGTGCGAGATCGCCGCACAGCTGCTCGGCGTGACCGCGATCGGCGTCGACGACGGCTTCTTCACCCTCGGCGGCGACAGCATCATGGCCATCCAGCTGGTCAGCCGGGCCCATGAGGCGGGGGTGAGGATCAGCGTACGCGACGTGTTCCGTTGCGCCACGATGGCGGAACTCGCCAGGACGGCGGAGGCCGCGGGGACGGCACAGGAGGCTTCCGCCGCGACCGGTGCCGAGGACGCCGCGGGTGCCCTGCCGCCGACGCCGGTGATGCACTGGTGGCGGGAGCAACAGCGCGGCGACCTCGCCGCCTTCAGCCAGAGCGTGACCGTACGCACCCCGCCCGGGCTGACCGAGGAGACCCTGACCGCGTCCGTCCAGGCACTTCTGGACCACCACCCGGCGCTGAGACTGCGGCTGACCCTCGGCACGGCCTCCGCGCCCCGGGAACCCGCGGAATGGACCCTGGACGTCCTGCCGCCCGGTGACTGCCGGGCCGGGGACCGGGTCCGTCGCGTCGACGCGACGGACACCTGGGACCGCCTGCCCCGACTGCTCGCCGACGCCGGCGCCACCGCCCGGGACCGCCTCGATCCGACCACGGGCGCGATGCTGTTCGCGGTGTTCCTCGACGCCGGGCCGGGCGCCCCGGGCCGACTGGTCCTGGTCGTCCACCACTTGGCCGTCGACGGCGTCTCCTGGCGCATCCTGCTGCCCGACCTGGCCGCCGCGTACCAGGCCGTCACGGCCGGCCGGGACCCCGAGCTGCCGTCCGCCCCGACCTCGTTCCGCAAGTGGGCCCGGTTCCTCGCCGAACAGGGCCGCACCGGTGCCCGGCGCGACGAACTCCCGCTGTGGCGTGAGACCCTGGCCGCGGCCCGCCCCCTGACGGATGTTCCACACGATGCCGCCGGCTCGGCCGCCCGGCACCTCACCCTGACGCTGCCGCCGGAGCGTACCCGGCCGCTGCTGACGGAGGTGGGCGCGGCCTTCCACTGCGGGGTGGAACCCGTGCTGCTCACCGCGCTGGGGCTGGCGTTGACCGAGTGGCGCCGCCGCGGCCGGGCCACCGCCGCCGACGCGGGCGCCGCCACCGAAGCTCCGGTCATCGAGCTGGAGTCCCACGGACGCCCCGATCTGCCCGGGCAGGACCTGTCGCGCACCGTGGGCTGGTTCACCAGCGTGTTCCCGTTCCCGCTGGAGACCGCGGGGTGCGACTGGAGCCAGGTCCGGGCCCACGACCCGGCACTGGACCGGGCACTGAAGGAGACCAAGGAGCGACTGCGAGCCGTTCCCGACCGGGGCATCGGCTACGGCGTCCTGCGCCACCTCGACGAGCGGACGGCCCCGGAACTGCGCGCACTGGGACAACCCCAGATCGGGTTCAACTACCTCGGCCGGCTCGCCGCCCAGTCACAGACGGACTGGGGCCTCGTCCCGGAATCCACCACCGTCCCGGAAACCGCCGCGGCAGCCGTCGCGCCCCCCACGCCGGAGGCGGACCCGGCATCGTCACCCACCGGCCACCATCTCATCGCCCTGGACGCCCTCACGGTCGACGGCCCCTCCGGGCCCCGGCTGCACGCGACCTGGACGTGGGCGGACAAGGCGTTCACCGAGACCGACACACGGGAGCTGGCCGCACTCTGGACCACCGCGCTCGACGCGCTGGTGGCGCGGGCCCGGACCGCCGGCGCCGGCGGACGCACTCCCTCCGACCTGCCCCT from Streptomyces sp. ALI-76-A includes:
- a CDS encoding non-ribosomal peptide synthetase, whose protein sequence is MPTAGGFGTGGNPPGSVPLTTAQQGIWFGQKLAASARYHVAAGFEVAGNLDEVLFERAFRAVLAEAEPLRVRFTEAEGERPRQRVEPLPSWAPEFVDLRHEMFPLAAAVEWLRADVARPFDPATGPLFRTAFIRLSDHRVCWSLVCHHLVMDGLGGALFARRLGDIYGALERGEEPGHGAGVSLDALLRAESDYRAGPEFAADRAFWLARMAGRPEPAAPRPAGPTADPGTGSGVAARGVARLTGTGFATLRDLARACEVRWPVVVVTAGALMAHARSGGAGDEVVVGLPVAGRTGPLARAVAGMTSNVLPLRIRIHPDRPATDLIRAVGAELSAALAHQRYPQEDLGRDLGLAATGRGLHGFAVNVMPFSFGKRFAGRPMTMHHIAVGPVDDLSVTVHPEAQRSGLRVDLYASSSAYGARAAGAEARRFARLLSGLTTRAEQPVGRLDLLSAAERRWALPRPPTPTGRRASAAAPVAGTLPGLVERWAARTPQAPAVGCGQERLSYAELNARANRLARHLIGLGAGPERTVAVVLPRSVDLVVAILAVTKTGAAYLPADPAWPADRIAAILADARPVHVITPTELDAVPARTATGEPTDLDRDLTDADRPGPLTPDCAAYVIYTSGSTGRPKGVVVPHRGPVSLLTGAAADFGFDSRDVWTMFHSSAFDFSVWEMWGALAHGGRLVVVPQGVHRSPREMLDLLDRERVTVLNQTPSAFHALDRADAEAPGRWRLPALRRVIFGGEALRPARLRAWCERRGPTSTAVVNMYGITETTVHATRLDLTAGHLADSGSPMGTPLPGTRLHVLDSRLRPVPPGVVGELYVAGAGVARGYLGRPDLTAQRFVADPFGPPGSRLYRSGDLVRWRYDGSLEYVARADDQVKIRGFRIEPAEIESALLAIPGVAGAAVTAWPTVRDDTDTDTDGRAGTDGGGTPGAEPRLVAHVLPAHPAEADHGPDHDPDHGADDATDRFLARLRDALRTRLPEHMIPALLVPVSELPLTPNGKLDRAALPSPVPRTAQRSDPPRTRLEQRVAALYTDLLGASDVGSGDSFFALGGDSLSAARLVGAVRRTLGAELDVRDVFEHPTVAALAARLDRPDRYGPDRYGPDPDHPAEPDARTLTGGARPERVPLSFGQRRLWLLHSLDGPGSAYNVPLVLRLTGHVDQEALRAALADLAGRHEALRTVVREADGRPEQWILPPAEARPELTVTRTDPARLPDALAARARHTFRLDQEPPLRADLFTVGPTEHTLLVLLHHIACDHASLAPLLADLRTAYAARLDGRAPGWATPPAQYADFTLRQCELLGTDDHPTDIARRGIAHWTEVLDGLPERIQLPADRTPRPGQGGDTVGFRIPAALHARLAGLAAEERASLFMVVHAGLAALLTRLGAGTDIPVGTAVSERGDPLFDDTVGFLVNTLLLRTDTSGEVTFRELLGRVRQTDLTAFAHQEVPFDLVMEFLRPRRAASGQAPFQVMLGVTPAPPRFELPGATATVGTVGTGAAKFDLSFSLYEHRAADGSGLGLDGVLEYRTGLLGRDTAEAICDRFTRLLERVATDPDTPVHRVDLLSSAERRRLLTTWAAPCAPPRGEHATVPGRFAEQVRRCPDAPAVRAGGQVLTYADLDARSDRLAGRLTAHGVTAETPVGVLLDRGADHVVTVLAILKCGGVYLPLDSRAPRSRQDAVLAEARAAVLVTDAAGPPGGPGIVDVRDRRPVPDPAVTTPVPGPVDHPDALAYVTYTSGSTGTPKGVAVTHGDVLALALDSCWQGTRPQRVLLHSPHSFDASTMELWVPLLNGGEIVVAPPGDLDLATLGRLLTGTGVTTLWLTAGLFQLVAEENPGCLRELDTVWTGGDVVSPRAVSVVRRHCPSTRVVNGYGPSEATTFATRHLVTDTGRTDGTDREDSAAVPIGRPLDGARAYVLDAYLHLVPPGVTGDLYLGGTGIARGYLHRPDLTAERFVADPFGPPGARMYRTGDLARRQPDGVLVFAGRTDGQVKLRGFRIETDEVATALTGHGAVGQAAVVVREDRPGERRLVAYLVPERGRTVDEAAVRDHAAAVLPDYMVPTAYVVVDHLPLTRNHKIDRAALPAPPMAAPHRAAPRTAHERLLCEIAAQLLGVTAIGVDDGFFTLGGDSIMAIQLVSRAHEAGVRISVRDVFRCATMAELARTAEAAGTAQEASAATGAEDAAGALPPTPVMHWWREQQRGDLAAFSQSVTVRTPPGLTEETLTASVQALLDHHPALRLRLTLGTASAPREPAEWTLDVLPPGDCRAGDRVRRVDATDTWDRLPRLLADAGATARDRLDPTTGAMLFAVFLDAGPGAPGRLVLVVHHLAVDGVSWRILLPDLAAAYQAVTAGRDPELPSAPTSFRKWARFLAEQGRTGARRDELPLWRETLAAARPLTDVPHDAAGSAARHLTLTLPPERTRPLLTEVGAAFHCGVEPVLLTALGLALTEWRRRGRATAADAGAATEAPVIELESHGRPDLPGQDLSRTVGWFTSVFPFPLETAGCDWSQVRAHDPALDRALKETKERLRAVPDRGIGYGVLRHLDERTAPELRALGQPQIGFNYLGRLAAQSQTDWGLVPESTTVPETAAAAVAPPTPEADPASSPTGHHLIALDALTVDGPSGPRLHATWTWADKAFTETDTRELAALWTTALDALVARARTAGAGGRTPSDLPLVRFGQTEIEQLEAAYPGLSDVLPLTPLQQGLHFHSLYAPDAPDVYHAQFVLHLRGDLDRDVLRRAVAALLDRHPNLRAAFVHQGLPHPVQVLPGPVGPEWRDIDLTPVAAPRRERVLRRITHADLHRRFDLERPPLLRFTLVTWGPDEYRLVLTNHHLVLDGWSMPLFIRELLALYAEEGDRAALPPVTPYREHLHALTALDLAAARSAWSAALAGADTAPAFPTTPRTTAPAQSLRVDVSADLTRRLRATSAGGPTLNTVVQAAWALLLARRGGRRDIVFGTTVSGRQPHLRGMESMIGLFINTVPVRVGIDPGETVRDLLRRFQDEQAALLPHQHLGLPDIQRLTGRRDLFDTHLVFENYPLERAGLSQDARGLRLVHVEGQDATHYPLSLAAFADDTRLSLRLTYRPDVVEPSRAEWFARELRRLLRALAADPGARVTDLLGPPAGTTALSDSLKGTS